The following coding sequences lie in one Synechococcus sp. CC9902 genomic window:
- the infC gene encoding translation initiation factor IF-3: MAPRPRFDRRAPVRELPNINDRISYPQLRVVDSDGSQLGVISREEALEVSKERELDLVLVSEKADPPVCRIMDYGKFKFEQEKKAKEAKKKSHQTEVKEVKMRYKIDSHDYDVRIGQAQRFLKAGDKVKCTVIFRGREIQHTALAEVLLRRMAKDLEEKAEIQQSPKREGRNMIMFLTPRKTPLLKKDDKDSSVHQAIRTIPAPPRSTAAKVAAPQA; the protein is encoded by the coding sequence ATGGCTCCACGTCCCCGTTTTGACCGTCGCGCTCCAGTAAGGGAGCTTCCAAACATCAATGACCGAATCAGTTACCCCCAGTTGCGGGTTGTTGATTCAGACGGCAGCCAACTCGGAGTGATCAGCAGGGAAGAAGCGCTGGAAGTGTCCAAAGAGCGTGAATTGGATCTGGTGCTTGTCAGCGAAAAGGCCGATCCGCCGGTGTGCCGGATCATGGACTACGGCAAGTTCAAATTCGAGCAGGAAAAGAAAGCCAAGGAAGCGAAGAAGAAGTCACACCAGACCGAAGTTAAAGAAGTAAAAATGCGATACAAAATTGACTCCCATGATTACGACGTGCGAATCGGCCAAGCCCAACGCTTCCTCAAAGCCGGCGACAAGGTGAAGTGCACCGTGATTTTCCGTGGCCGGGAAATTCAACACACCGCATTAGCAGAAGTTTTGTTGCGGCGCATGGCGAAAGATTTGGAAGAAAAGGCCGAAATCCAGCAATCCCCAAAGCGAGAGGGACGCAACATGATCATGTTCCTGACGCCTCGTAAGACCCCCCTCCTGAAAAAAGACGACAAGGATTCAAGCGTGCACCAAGCGATCCGCACGATCCCTGCACCTCCACGGTCCACTGCCGCCAAAGTGGCGGCCCCTCAGGCCTGA
- the miaA gene encoding tRNA (adenosine(37)-N6)-dimethylallyltransferase MiaA: MSTQPLVITLLGPTASGKTALALELAERLGLPVINVDSRQLYREMDVGTAKPTAEQQARVTHHLLDLRDPNQPITLQEFQAEATPCIERELSERGIALLVGGSGLYLKALTSGLKPPAVGPQPELRKQFSAMGQAVCHPLLAAADPIAAAKISPADVVRTQRALEVLYASGQPMSGQASVEPPPWRILELGLNPTNLRQRINQRTEQLYQDGLVEETQRLADRYGADLPLLQTIGYGEALQINDGSITRQAAIATTCQRTRQFAKRQRTWFRRQHTPQWLSEQDLLTEAMTLIEQHLG; this comes from the coding sequence ATGTCCACACAACCTCTCGTGATCACCTTGCTGGGGCCCACCGCCAGCGGCAAAACCGCCCTCGCCCTTGAGCTGGCCGAACGGCTCGGGCTGCCAGTGATCAACGTGGATTCCCGCCAGCTGTATCGGGAGATGGACGTGGGCACCGCCAAACCCACAGCCGAACAACAGGCCCGGGTGACGCACCACTTACTCGACCTGCGCGATCCCAACCAGCCGATCACGCTGCAGGAGTTTCAAGCGGAAGCCACGCCCTGCATTGAGCGTGAACTAAGCGAACGGGGCATCGCTCTACTTGTGGGGGGCAGCGGTTTGTACCTGAAAGCCTTAACAAGCGGTCTCAAACCACCAGCTGTGGGCCCGCAACCAGAGCTGCGTAAGCAATTCAGTGCCATGGGACAAGCCGTCTGCCATCCGCTCTTGGCCGCCGCGGATCCAATAGCCGCTGCAAAAATTTCCCCTGCGGATGTGGTCCGCACCCAGCGCGCCCTTGAGGTGCTCTACGCCTCAGGCCAACCGATGAGTGGTCAGGCCAGCGTGGAACCTCCCCCCTGGAGAATTTTGGAACTCGGCCTAAATCCCACCAACCTGCGCCAACGCATCAACCAACGCACTGAACAGCTGTATCAAGACGGATTAGTGGAGGAAACCCAACGCTTGGCCGACCGCTACGGAGCCGACTTACCGCTGCTGCAAACGATCGGCTACGGAGAAGCACTGCAAATCAACGATGGATCGATCACAAGGCAGGCGGCGATCGCCACCACCTGCCAGCGCACACGGCAATTCGCCAAACGTCAACGCACCTGGTTTCGGCGCCAACACACTCCCCAATGGCTCAGTGAACAGGATCTGTTAACGGAAGCGATGACGCTGATCGAACAACACCTAGGCTGA
- the gyrB gene encoding DNA topoisomerase (ATP-hydrolyzing) subunit B, translating to MSDASKVQNEYGAEQIQVLEGLEPVRKRPGMYIGTTGPRGLHHLVYEVVDNAVDEALAGHCDRITVILGADGSASVTDNGRGIPTDVHPRTGKSALETVLTVLHAGGKFGAGGYKVSGGLHGVGVSVVNALSEWVQVTVRRQGQVHRQRFERGAAIGTLLSESQPEAEQGETGTTVCFLPDTQIFTGGIVFDYATLSARLRELAYLNGGVQIVFRDERESSLSDAGDPHEEIYFYEGGIKEYVAYMNKAKDALHPDIIYVNSEKDGVQVEAALQWCADAYSDSILGFANNIRTVDGGTHIEGLKTVLTRTLNAFAKKLGKRKEADSNLAGENIREGLTAVLSVKVPEPEFEGQTKTKLGNTEVRGIVDNLVGESLSQFLEFNPSVISLILEKAIQAFNAAEAARRARELVRRKSVLESSTLPGKLADCSSRDPSESEIYIVEGDSAGGSAKQGRDRRFQAILPLRGKILNIEKTDDSKIYKNTEIQALITALGLGIKGEEFDQKSLRYHRVVIMTDADVDGAHIRTLILTFFYRYKRELVEGGYIYIACPPLYKVERGKNHTYCYNESDLQKTLKGFGENAKYTIQRFKGLGEMMPKQLWETTMDPSTRMMKRIEIEDALEADRIFTILMGDKVAPRREFIETHSKELDMAALDI from the coding sequence ATGAGCGACGCTTCCAAGGTCCAGAACGAATACGGCGCTGAACAGATTCAGGTGTTGGAGGGGCTTGAGCCCGTCCGGAAACGCCCGGGCATGTACATCGGCACCACCGGACCCCGGGGTCTGCATCACCTGGTGTACGAGGTGGTGGACAACGCGGTGGATGAGGCCCTGGCTGGGCATTGCGACCGAATCACTGTGATTCTTGGTGCTGATGGCTCGGCTTCCGTAACCGATAACGGTCGCGGCATCCCCACGGATGTGCATCCCCGCACGGGCAAGAGTGCCTTGGAGACCGTGCTTACTGTTTTGCACGCCGGTGGAAAGTTTGGAGCTGGTGGATACAAGGTGTCCGGTGGCTTGCACGGCGTTGGTGTGTCCGTGGTGAATGCCCTGAGCGAATGGGTGCAGGTCACCGTGCGTCGTCAAGGTCAGGTGCACCGTCAACGGTTCGAACGGGGCGCTGCGATTGGCACTTTGTTGTCAGAGTCTCAGCCAGAGGCTGAGCAGGGTGAAACCGGCACCACGGTGTGTTTCTTGCCGGATACGCAAATTTTTACCGGCGGCATTGTTTTCGATTACGCCACCCTCTCAGCTCGTTTACGAGAGCTGGCCTACCTGAATGGTGGAGTCCAGATCGTGTTTCGCGACGAGCGCGAATCCTCCCTTAGCGATGCCGGTGATCCCCATGAGGAGATCTATTTCTACGAAGGAGGAATCAAGGAATACGTCGCATACATGAATAAGGCGAAGGATGCCCTTCACCCAGACATTATTTATGTGAATTCTGAGAAAGATGGTGTTCAAGTGGAAGCTGCATTGCAGTGGTGCGCTGATGCCTATTCCGACAGCATTCTTGGTTTTGCCAACAACATTCGCACAGTCGATGGTGGAACGCATATTGAAGGCTTAAAAACGGTCCTCACCCGCACCTTGAATGCTTTTGCTAAAAAATTAGGTAAACGCAAGGAAGCTGATTCCAACTTGGCCGGTGAAAACATCCGTGAGGGTTTAACGGCGGTTTTGTCGGTAAAAGTGCCGGAACCGGAGTTTGAAGGGCAAACAAAAACCAAGCTCGGCAACACCGAGGTGCGTGGAATTGTTGATAATTTAGTTGGCGAATCTCTCAGCCAATTTTTAGAATTTAATCCTTCAGTGATCAGTCTGATCCTGGAGAAAGCGATTCAAGCCTTTAATGCTGCTGAGGCAGCCCGTCGTGCCCGGGAATTAGTGCGACGCAAGAGTGTTTTAGAGAGTTCAACCCTCCCTGGAAAGTTGGCGGATTGCAGTTCCCGCGATCCCAGTGAGTCTGAGATCTACATCGTGGAGGGCGATTCGGCTGGTGGTTCGGCCAAGCAAGGACGCGACCGTCGTTTCCAAGCAATTCTTCCGTTGCGGGGCAAGATTCTCAATATTGAGAAAACAGACGATTCGAAGATTTATAAAAACACAGAAATTCAAGCTCTAATTACAGCTTTAGGCCTGGGTATTAAAGGGGAAGAATTTGATCAAAAAAGCCTCCGTTATCACCGTGTTGTGATCATGACTGATGCTGATGTGGATGGTGCCCACATTCGCACCTTGATCCTTACATTCTTCTACCGCTACAAGCGGGAGTTGGTGGAAGGTGGATATATTTACATAGCCTGTCCGCCTCTTTATAAGGTTGAGCGCGGTAAAAATCACACCTATTGTTATAACGAATCAGACCTCCAAAAGACGCTTAAAGGGTTTGGTGAAAATGCCAAATACACGATCCAGCGTTTTAAGGGTTTGGGAGAAATGATGCCCAAGCAATTGTGGGAAACCACGATGGATCCCAGTACGCGGATGATGAAGCGAATTGAGATCGAAGATGCTTTGGAAGCTGATCGAATTTTTACGATTCTGATGGGCGACAAAGTAGCTCCACGCCGTGAGTTCATCGAAACTCACAGCAAAGAACTCGACATGGCAGCACTCGATATTTAA
- a CDS encoding FluC/FEX family fluoride channel gives MAGSALEALLVGIGAIPGAWLRLKAVNHFEPMVPKKHWGTFAVNVIACFGLGLVLALYQSCSAKTGLALLIGVGFFGSLSTFSTFAVELLNELRAGRPFVSLVLALASIAAGLCAAGVGYGLGAYG, from the coding sequence GTGGCTGGCTCCGCGCTTGAGGCGCTCTTAGTAGGGATAGGGGCGATCCCTGGAGCCTGGCTGCGCTTAAAAGCGGTCAATCATTTTGAGCCGATGGTGCCCAAAAAGCATTGGGGCACGTTTGCTGTGAACGTGATCGCCTGTTTTGGTTTGGGCTTGGTGTTGGCGCTCTATCAAAGCTGCAGTGCCAAAACAGGACTCGCCCTGTTGATTGGGGTGGGATTCTTCGGAAGCCTCAGCACTTTTTCCACCTTTGCGGTGGAGCTTCTCAATGAATTGCGGGCTGGTCGCCCCTTCGTATCGCTTGTCTTAGCGCTCGCTTCGATTGCGGCTGGGCTATGCGCGGCAGGGGTTGGTTATGGCCTGGGGGCTTATGGCTGA
- a CDS encoding fluoride efflux transporter FluC yields MAEQQQQRSLSAELQELVLVALGAVPGALLRWQVALHWADRHLLVNVLGAALLGLLAGLPAAPRRQLLVGIGFCGSLTTFSSWMVDAMQLISAGQIAEAFGLIGLTLGLGVGAAALGFWLGQRLRLLKLPRSEP; encoded by the coding sequence ATGGCTGAGCAGCAGCAACAGCGATCACTATCTGCAGAACTGCAGGAGCTAGTTCTTGTGGCTCTTGGCGCTGTCCCTGGAGCACTCTTGCGTTGGCAGGTGGCGCTCCATTGGGCCGATCGCCATCTGCTGGTGAATGTGCTGGGTGCTGCATTGCTGGGATTACTGGCTGGCTTGCCCGCAGCGCCACGTCGTCAGCTCTTGGTTGGCATTGGTTTTTGTGGATCCCTCACCACTTTCAGCAGCTGGATGGTCGACGCGATGCAATTGATCAGCGCTGGACAAATCGCTGAGGCTTTTGGTCTCATCGGCCTAACCCTCGGGCTGGGAGTGGGTGCCGCAGCCCTTGGGTTTTGGCTTGGCCAGAGGCTCAGGCTGCTAAAGCTGCCTCGATCGGAGCCTTAA
- a CDS encoding glutathione peroxidase produces MTINISGVSVTAPDGTTKSLGDYAGKVLLIVNVASKCGFTKQYAGLQALNETYASKGLAVLGFPCNDFGGQEPGSLDEIKSFCSTTYGADFELFDKVNAKGSTTEPYTTLNKAEPAGDVAWNFEKFLVGKDGTVIARYKSDATPEALKAPIEAALAA; encoded by the coding sequence ATGACGATCAACATCAGTGGTGTTTCCGTAACGGCCCCAGACGGCACCACCAAATCTCTGGGCGACTACGCCGGGAAAGTGCTGCTAATCGTGAATGTGGCCAGCAAATGCGGCTTCACGAAGCAGTACGCCGGGCTTCAAGCGCTCAACGAAACCTACGCAAGTAAGGGATTGGCTGTGCTCGGTTTTCCTTGCAACGACTTCGGCGGCCAGGAACCTGGAAGCTTGGATGAAATCAAAAGCTTCTGTTCCACCACCTACGGAGCAGACTTCGAACTCTTCGACAAAGTGAACGCGAAGGGCAGCACCACTGAGCCCTACACAACCTTGAACAAAGCTGAACCAGCCGGAGACGTGGCCTGGAATTTCGAGAAGTTTTTGGTGGGCAAAGACGGAACTGTGATTGCCCGTTACAAGAGCGATGCCACTCCCGAAGCGCTTAAGGCTCCGATCGAGGCAGCTTTAGCAGCCTGA
- the mgtE gene encoding magnesium transporter, producing the protein MKEAAGSEAGNVTVELELVAEVVSQQLESMLSVGNYDAVKLLLKPVQPVDIAEAIGNLPTNLQALAFRFLGKDEAISVYEYLDSATQQSLLRLLRSGEMRDVVEEMSPDDRARLLEELPAKVVRQLLSELSPEERRVTAQLLGYEAETAGRLMTTEYIALKENQTAAMALEIVRRRARDTETIYSLYVTDAERCLTGILSLRDLVTADLKARIGDVMTGDVLSVATDTDQEKVARTIQRYDFLAVPVVDSEQRLVGIVTVDDVIDVIEQEATRDLYAAGAVQAGDEDDYFSSNLFTVARRRIVWLSVLVVASFFTSEVIAANEAVLKQVVLLAAFIPLLGGTGGNVGAQSSTVVIRGLSTQSISVLKPLQAVLREAMAGALLGVLMMIVVLPFAWWRGGGALVGVSVGISLLAITTLAATAGAAFPLLFDRMGLDPALMSTPFITTCTDVAGTLIYLKTAEWLLINLPQLGQVAGISTQFLAASAF; encoded by the coding sequence ATGAAGGAGGCAGCGGGGAGCGAAGCAGGCAATGTCACGGTTGAGCTCGAGTTGGTGGCGGAAGTGGTCAGCCAGCAACTGGAGTCGATGCTGTCTGTCGGGAACTACGACGCGGTGAAGCTGTTGTTGAAGCCGGTGCAGCCGGTGGATATCGCTGAGGCGATCGGTAATTTGCCCACCAACCTTCAGGCCCTTGCGTTTCGTTTCCTTGGGAAGGATGAGGCGATCAGTGTTTATGAATATCTCGACAGTGCAACCCAGCAGAGCCTGTTGCGCCTGTTGCGTTCCGGTGAGATGCGCGACGTGGTTGAGGAAATGTCCCCAGATGACCGGGCACGGTTATTGGAGGAGCTGCCCGCCAAGGTGGTCCGTCAGCTCCTGAGTGAGCTCAGCCCGGAGGAGCGCAGGGTTACTGCCCAATTGCTCGGCTACGAGGCGGAAACGGCTGGTCGTTTGATGACGACGGAATACATCGCATTAAAGGAGAACCAAACCGCGGCAATGGCACTGGAGATAGTTCGCCGTCGCGCCCGCGATACCGAAACCATCTATTCGTTGTACGTCACGGATGCAGAACGCTGCCTCACCGGGATCCTTTCCCTTAGGGATTTGGTGACGGCGGATTTGAAGGCGCGCATCGGTGATGTGATGACGGGTGACGTGCTCAGCGTTGCTACCGACACCGACCAAGAAAAGGTGGCTCGCACGATTCAGCGTTACGACTTTTTGGCTGTGCCTGTGGTGGATTCCGAGCAACGTTTGGTGGGCATCGTCACCGTTGATGACGTCATCGACGTGATTGAGCAGGAGGCCACTCGTGACCTCTACGCCGCTGGTGCGGTGCAAGCCGGCGATGAAGACGATTACTTCAGCAGCAACTTGTTCACCGTCGCTCGTCGCCGGATTGTTTGGCTGTCGGTGCTCGTGGTGGCGAGTTTCTTCACTTCGGAGGTGATTGCCGCGAACGAGGCTGTGCTCAAGCAGGTGGTGCTCTTGGCGGCGTTCATTCCCTTATTAGGAGGCACAGGTGGCAACGTCGGCGCCCAAAGCTCCACCGTGGTGATCCGCGGATTGAGCACCCAAAGCATTTCAGTCTTGAAGCCTCTGCAAGCAGTGCTGCGGGAAGCAATGGCCGGCGCCCTTCTGGGGGTGTTGATGATGATTGTGGTGTTGCCCTTTGCCTGGTGGCGTGGTGGGGGCGCGTTGGTGGGGGTGTCGGTGGGGATCAGCTTGTTGGCGATTACCACCCTGGCGGCAACAGCTGGAGCAGCGTTTCCGCTCTTGTTCGACCGGATGGGCTTGGATCCAGCCCTGATGTCTACGCCGTTTATCACCACGTGCACCGACGTAGCCGGAACGCTGATT